Genomic segment of Nocardiopsis mwathae:
CGCAGGTAGGGCGTGGTGTCCTCGATGATCCGGGCCCACACGCCGTAGCCCGTGAGTTCGGCGGCCAGTCGGGTCAGATGGATCCGCTCGGTGGAGCGGGGTACCGCGGTAGGCGCGGGGCAGGGTCGGCTGTGTTTCGACGTGCCCATGACGGCGTCCTTCCGGTCGGCGGATGACGTGCACTGACAGTCATTGTCACTCTAAGTATTGTTGTGAATCCGCAATGCGACCGCGACACGCCGGTCGCCTCCCACAACCGCTGCCACCACGGCGATCCGCCACGCCAGGGTGTTTCGACCCGATCGATCCTCCTTTCGTCAGCTCAGTGCCTTGGCCGCCAGGTCCGCGTGGTCCTCCGTCGAGTACAGGTGGAACGCGAGCCGGGTCCGCCCGTCGCGTTCCGCCGCCCGGACCCCCGCCGCGCGCAGCCGCTCCCCGGCGCCGGGGACCGCCACGGTCACGATGGGCGAGCCGGCCGGCGGCAGGCCCAGCCGATCCAGGAAGCGGTCGGCCAGCGCCACGTTGTGCGTGCGGACCGCCTCCGGCCCCACTTCCTGGAGCACCCGCATCGACTCGGCCGCGGCCACCGCCGCGAACCAGTTCGGCGCGACGTCGAACCGGCGGGCGTCGTCGGCCAGCTCCATCCGCGAGGTGTAGAAGGACCCCATCGGGTCCACCGCCGCTGCGGGCCCGGCGGAGATCGGCCGCAGCCGCGACCGCAGCCGGGGCGACAGGTGGGCGTAGGCCAGTCCGCGCGGCGCCATCAGCCACTTGTAGGCGGAGCAGACCACCGCGTCGAAACGGGTGGCGTCCATCGGCAGCCACCCGGCGGCCTGGGTGGCGTCGGTGACCGTCAGCGCGCCGTGCCGCGCCGCCGCGCTCAGGACGTCCTTCACCGGCGAGACCTCCCCGGTGGCCGACTGCACCAGGCTGAACGCGACCACATCGGTGCCGTCGTCGACCGCGTCGGCGAGCCCGGCGAGCGGAACCACCCGCACCCGCACCCCGCGGTCGGCCTGGGCCATCCACGGGAACACGGCCGAGGTGTAGTCTCCCTCGGGCACCACCACCCGCGCGCCGTCGGGGAGCGATCCTGCGACCATCCCGACCAGCTGCGACGTCGTCGTTCCCTGGGCCACGTCCGCCGGGGTCGAGCCGACCAGCGCGGCGAACCGCCGCCGCGCCTCCGCGGCCGCCGCGCCCCAGTCGGCCGGGTCGCCGGTACCGGTCCGCCACGCCTCCATGGCCCGGCCGAGCACCTGGTGGGCGCATCGCGGTGGGATGCCGTACTGGGCGGTGTTGAGCCACACGGAGTCGAGCGTCCACAGCTGTCGCGCGGTGAGCAGATCCATGCGCCTGAGCCTGCCAGAGCGGTCATCGCGCGTCCGCGTCGGGGGTGTCGGGCCGCTCCCAAGGGGCGGCGAGCGGGAAGTACCCGCGCAGGAAGGCGCGGATCATCCGGGTCTGCTCGGGGCGCGGCACCGTGTGCGGCGCGGAGTCGGTGACGCAGAACGCGTCGTGGGAGCGCGCCGTGAGCAGCTGGGTGAGCAACAGGTGCTGCTCGCGGTCGCCGACGTCGACGTGGGCGTAGGAGAGCGTGCCCGGCACCGCACGCCCGGTCAGGTAGGCGTAGTGGTGGTGCAGCGACGACGGGATCGCGATGTCGGTGTGGGCACGCAGCCGGCTGGCGGCGGTCGCGGCGACCTCGTCCGGGAACCGCTCGTCGATCTCGGCGAGCACCGACCGCCGCAGAGCATAGGGCGCGTGCCGGAAGCCGTGGGTGAGCGAGCGGTCGAAGGTCCGTTCGAGCAGCGCCCGGTTGCGCTTGGCGGCGGCCAGGTAGGCGGGCTCGTCCGGACTGGGCGCGCCGAACGGGATGGTCGTGGGCGACGGGAAGAACATCGCCGTCCCGTCCGGATGGAAGAACTTCCCCGGACGCAGCGGTCGGCCGAGGAAGAAGTCGTCGTTGAAGTAGAGGAACTGCTCGCTCAGCCCCTCGATGTGGTGCAGCTGCGTCTCGATGGCGTGGGAGTTGAACGTCGGTAGCGCGCCGCGGCCGCCGAACAGCTGCCGGTGCGAGACGACGACGATCCTCGGGTGCGCGGTGTTGAGCCATGCGGGCACCTGGTCGTCGGTGACCAGGTGGATGCGCCGGATCCACGGCGCGAACATGGCGATCGAGCGCAGGGCGTAGCGCAGTTCGTCGGAGTTGGTGAACCGGTACTCCTCGGCTGCGTCCACGGACTCCGACGCGCTCCGGCCGGACTCCTCCAACGCCGATTCCAGCCGCTTGCGCCACTTCGGGTCGCCCCCGTCCACCCAGGTGAACACGGCGTCGATGGGGAACTGCACGTCGTGCACCAGGTGCCGGGTGAACGGCTCGTAGGTGGCGTACTCCCGGTTCCGGACGCACAACACGCCCGGACGCATCGCCTCCAGCGGGATCCGGTCGCCGATATCGGTCTGCTGCGGCCCCACGTACCCGGTCAGATCCTCATCCCAGGTCCAGAACTCCAGGTCGGCGGCGTAGTCGGCGCCGTAGCGCAGGGTACGGCCGGGCGTGATCCAGGGCCGGTGGACCCGCACCCCGCTGATGTCGGCCAACCCGGCGGCCATGCTCGCCAGCACCGACTGCGGCAGTCCGCCGCGGGGCTTGAGCGGGTGGACGTAGACCGGCGCGTCGGCGTGGGCCTCGGCCAGTGCGGCCAGGGCGGCCTCGCGCACGTCCGCGGTGACCATGACGCGGTGCCGCGGTCCTTCGTCGCGCAGCAGCGCGTAGGGGACACCGGCCGCGTCGAGCGCGTCGACGATGAGGTCGAGGTTGGCGCGCAGCGCGTCGACGGGCATCAGATCGTCGCGGACCCCGGCGAGCCGCCCGCCCGACCGTACGAGGTCGGGATGGAGGCGGAGCAGCCTCGCCTCCTCGGAGCTCATGTTGGGCACCTGCGACCTGGTCTGCTCCCACGGCAGCGAGCGGAAGACCATGCCCCGCCGCGCGGTCGCGGCGGCGTGCCGGGCGGCGCGCTCGGCACGGGAACGGGCGCGGTCGGCGGGCGGGTACTCCACGAGGTCGGTGTAGAGCCCCTCCCAGCGGGCGGTGATGTCCTCCACGGAGAACCGGGTCAGCCCCTGCAGCGCGGCCTGCCCCATCTCGTGGCGCAGCTCGTCGTCGCCCATGAGCTTGTCCAGGGCCACGGCCAGCCCGTCCACGTCGTCGGCGGGCGCGAGCAGGCCGTCGACGCCGTGCCGGATGACCTCGGCCGGGCCGGTCGGGCAGTCGTAGGAGACGGCCGGCACCCCGGCGGCGAAGGCCTCGGTGAGGACCCGCCCGAACGCCTCGGTGTGGGAGGGCAGCAGGCAGACGCTCGCCTTGGCCCACTCCTCCGACATGGTGGGGACGGTGCCCAGGAACTCCACGCGGTTGTGCAGCTCCTGTGCGTCGGCAAGGGCCCGCAGCCTGGTCATGTCGGGTCCGTCGCCGCAGATGCGCAGCGTCCAGCCGGGGTGGACCGCGGAGAGCCGGGAGAACGCCACGATGGCGTGGTCCACCTGCTTCTCCGGGACGAGGCGGCAGGCCACCAGGATGGTGCGGCCGTCCAGCGAGGAACGGGGTTGGAACCCGGCGGGCACGGCGTTGGGAATGGCCTCCAGGTGCGGCGCCGCATCACCTAGGGATTCGGCGAACCAGGAGCGGGTCGGCTCGGTCGGCACGATGAGCGCGTCCAGCTGGGGCGCGCACGACAGCAGCGGACCGGCGCTCGGCCCCCGCAGCTCGGAGATGCGGTGCTCCTGGCCGACGGTGACGGCGTCGGGCGGGGCGAGCCGGGTGATCAGCGACATCAGCGCGGGCGTGGTGCTGACCAGGACGTCGGTCCGCAGCCGGGGCAGGGCGTAGCGCAGCTCGATGTCGGAGAGCTGGTTGAACGCGCTCTCCCAACCCGCCGGGACGAGTTCGCTGGGCGCTCGGCTCAGCGCCTCGCACACCTCCGGCTCCAGCCCGGCGGTGCGCACCGGCTGCTGGACGGGGCGGCGCGCGTCGATGAGGTAGCGCATGGGCACGCGCGGGTCCAGCGCGAAGAACGGGGTGTCCTCGGTGCGCAAGACGCTGAGGATCTCCACCTCGTGGCGGTCGGCCAGGGCGGCGGCCTGGGAGAACGCGGCGGCTTCGGTGCCGCCCATGGCGTCGCCCCAGGTGAGCAGGTAGGTGATCTTCATGGTCAGGCTCCCGGTGGTAGCGGCGTCAGGGCGATGCAGAGCGTTCCGGAGTCGGTGTAGTACGGGCGGACCAGCGCGGGCGGCCCGGACTCGGGCCGGACGGTCCGGGCGGGGACGCGCAGCACCGCGCCCGCCCTGTGCAGGTCGGTGTCGGCGCGCCCGGCCCGCAGCGTGCCGTGGGTCGGGGTGTGGAACCTCAGCTCCCAGCGGAGCTCGCCGCCGGCGACCGCGGCCATCTCGGCGACCGGGAGGTCGACGGTGAACGCGATGCCCCGCGACCCGGGGTCCAGGGTCGGCCGGACCCGGTGTGCCGCGCCGCCGCCGCGCAGCGCGACGTCGGCGGTCAGGGCGTGGATGTCGGGGAGGTCGAGCAGCTCTCCGGTGATCTGCGCCCGGTAGGGGCGCAGCAGCACCGCGTCGACCTCCGCCGTCGGCTGCGGCGCGGCGACCGTGATCGCCGCGGCTCCCGACGGGGCGCGGACGATGCCGAACCGGGCGCGGGTCTGCGGGCACGCCGGCAGCGGACCGGCCGGAGAAGTGCGGGGTGGCGGCTCGCCGTCGTGCGGCGGCGCGTCGGGCGGGGCGCCGTCCGGCAGCGCCAGCGCCACGCGCGCGGTGCGCTCCGGGTAGACGGCCACCAGCCGGAGGTCCCACCGTCCGGGCGCCAGGCGGACCTCGCCCGGTGCCGTGCCGCCGCGGTCGTCCGTTCCGCCGTCGGCAGCGGAGCCCTCTTCGGCCGCGCGGCCGAGGCGCAGCCGCACGGTGGCCTCGACGCGGTCGCGCCCGTCGGGGCCGGGCACCACCCGGGCGAGGGCGGCCACCCGCTCCCGCCCGGAGGTGAACTCCAGGTGGGCGCCGGCGGCGCGCTCGTGCCCGGGCAGGACCGCGGCGAGGTTCAGGGTCTGCCCGTCGAGGACGGACAGGTGCTCGGAGCGGGCGCGGAACCGGTTGGTGACCCCGTCCAGGCGGGCGACGCTCCGGTGCAGCGGCTCGGCCATCCGGGCGGCGCGCCTGCGCGCCGCCCGGGCGGCCCGGACGGGGCTGCGCAGGCGGTTGAGCGCCAGCATCTGCAGCCGCGCCGTCAGCGGTGGGTGCGGGGTCGACGTCATGCGCGTCGCCTCCTGGCGGTCGGTCCGGTGGGTCCGGTGGGTCCGGTCGTGTGGTCGGCGTCGATGGGTCGCATGGGCGGCCACGCGGCTTCCGTGGTCGACGGTGCGGTCGCGCGCGGTGCGCGGCCCGCGCGGCGGACCCGGGTCGGGGCGCCGGCGGCGGGCGCCGGGAGATCCAGGGTGCGGGGGGAGGAGGGGCCGGACTCCGGGAGTGGGCGGACGGGCTCGCCGGTGCCGTGGGCCTCGGGGCGGCGGTCGGGGCCCGCGGTGTCGTCGATGCCGGAGGCGTCGCAGCCGCGGCGCCCCTGCGGCGCGCACATGCGGACGGCCCGATAGGTGTTCAGCACTGCCATCGTCCCCCTCGGCCTTGTCCCTTGGGTCGAGCCATGCGGAGTCGTGCGGAGTCCTCTGGATGCCTCTGCGTCGTCCGGAACCGCGAGGGGGCGCGAAACCGAAAACCTTGCCGTATGCGACCAGACTATTGCGCAGCGCGACATTTCCTGGCGAAGGACACGCCGTGAAGCGGCTGAAAAGGCACACTCGGGATACAGCACCCTGCACCGGCACGGACCCGAAGCAGCGCAGCGTTTTCCCACCCTTTCGCCGACATCGACAGGGGTGGCCGGGGAGGCCGGCTACAGGGGGCGGATCCAGGACCCGCGGTGCACGGTAGCGGCGGGAGCGAGGTCGTCGTCGAGGATCAGCAGGTCGGCGTGGTTGCCGGGGGTCAGGGAGCCGACATCGGGGAGGGCCAGGGCGCGGGCGGGGACGGCCGAGGCGGAGCGGGCCGCGGCTTCCACGCTGACGCCGACCCGGTGCACCGCCCGGCGCACGGCGTCGGGCAGGACGATGGTGCTGCTGGCGATCGCGCCGGTGGAGACCAGCCGCGCCTGGCCGTCGGCGACCCGGACCCGGAGCTTGCCCAGCGTGTACTCGCCGTCGCCGAGGCCGGTCGCGTCCATGGCATCGGTGACCAGTGCGACCCGGTCGGCGCCGGCTGCGTCGAAGACCAGCTGCGCGGCGCCCGGATGGACGTGGACGCCGTCGTTGATCAGCTCCACGGTCACCCGATCGTCGTTGAGCACGGCGGCGATCGGGCCGGGGTCGCGGTGCCGCAGCGGGCGCATCTGGTTGTAGACGTGGGTGGCCACGGTCGCGCCCGCGTCGATCGCGGCGCGCGTGCGGTCGTAGTCGGCGTCGGTGTGCCCGACGGCGGCCACCACGCCCTCGGCGGCGGCCGCCCGGATCAGGTCGAGGGCGCCCGGCAGTTCGGGCGCGACCGTGATCATCCTGATGTGCCCGCGCCCGGCCTTCAGGACCCGGTCGAACTCGGCGAGGTCGGGGTCGCGTAGCAGCCCGGGGTCGTGGGCGCCGCACTTGGCGGCGGAGATGTAGGGGCCTTCGAGGTAGATTCCGGCGATCTCACCGGCCTCCGCCACCTCGGCCAGTGCCGTGACCTGGCGGAGCGTGTCTTCGGGGGAGGCGGAGACGAGGCCTCCGACGAGCGTGGTGACACCGTGGGCGCGGTTGAACCCGACCACCGTCATGATCCGCTCGGGGTCGGCGGCGGTGAACGCCGCGCCCTTGCCGCCGTGGATGTGGATGTCGACCAGTCCGGGGAGCACCCAGCGGCCGCCCGCGTCGACGACGGGGCCGGTGGCCCGCGGGGCGGCACCGGTGCCCAGCTCGCTGATCCGCGTTCCCTCCCATCGCAGCCACCCGGCGCGGACGCCCTCGGGAGTGACCAGCCGTGCGTTGGTCAGCGTCGTCGCGGTCGCGCTGCGGCCCATGTCGCCCATCCTCCTGTGCCCGATCCCACACTCCGTGCCGTTCGCGGGGCCGGCGGTGCCTCCGGCGCTGGGGAATCCCCTGCAGATCCGGGAGATCGCGCGGCCGCACCCGGGTCCGGCGTCGCGTCGGGCGGGCCGCGGAATCCCCTGGGGCCGCGACAAATCCGCCCATCACGCATTGACGATAGCGCTCCGTCCGCTCATCATGGGGACATGTCCGCCGGTGAGCTGCTCGTCCAGCGCCTGCATGTCGATCTGAGACAGCAGGCCAGCGCACTGTGTCGTAGCTAACGTGCCCCCCGCAGGCCCGTTCTTCGGTCCTGCCAGGGAACCCCTGCCCTCACGTTCCCGACTTAGCCTCCGCTGCCGGCAGCCACCAGCTCGTGCGCGTACGCACAGCGTCGTGCGATCTCTCCCGCGTCATTGGCGCCTGCCGGGCCGACCCCTTATGCGCTCAACGGTCCCCGCGGACCGTTCTCACCAGGAGAATCCCA
This window contains:
- a CDS encoding aminotransferase class V-fold PLP-dependent enzyme, whose protein sequence is MDLLTARQLWTLDSVWLNTAQYGIPPRCAHQVLGRAMEAWRTGTGDPADWGAAAAEARRRFAALVGSTPADVAQGTTTSQLVGMVAGSLPDGARVVVPEGDYTSAVFPWMAQADRGVRVRVVPLAGLADAVDDGTDVVAFSLVQSATGEVSPVKDVLSAAARHGALTVTDATQAAGWLPMDATRFDAVVCSAYKWLMAPRGLAYAHLSPRLRSRLRPISAGPAAAVDPMGSFYTSRMELADDARRFDVAPNWFAAVAAAESMRVLQEVGPEAVRTHNVALADRFLDRLGLPPAGSPIVTVAVPGAGERLRAAGVRAAERDGRTRLAFHLYSTEDHADLAAKALS
- a CDS encoding stealth conserved region 3 domain-containing protein; its protein translation is MKITYLLTWGDAMGGTEAAAFSQAAALADRHEVEILSVLRTEDTPFFALDPRVPMRYLIDARRPVQQPVRTAGLEPEVCEALSRAPSELVPAGWESAFNQLSDIELRYALPRLRTDVLVSTTPALMSLITRLAPPDAVTVGQEHRISELRGPSAGPLLSCAPQLDALIVPTEPTRSWFAESLGDAAPHLEAIPNAVPAGFQPRSSLDGRTILVACRLVPEKQVDHAIVAFSRLSAVHPGWTLRICGDGPDMTRLRALADAQELHNRVEFLGTVPTMSEEWAKASVCLLPSHTEAFGRVLTEAFAAGVPAVSYDCPTGPAEVIRHGVDGLLAPADDVDGLAVALDKLMGDDELRHEMGQAALQGLTRFSVEDITARWEGLYTDLVEYPPADRARSRAERAARHAAATARRGMVFRSLPWEQTRSQVPNMSSEEARLLRLHPDLVRSGGRLAGVRDDLMPVDALRANLDLIVDALDAAGVPYALLRDEGPRHRVMVTADVREAALAALAEAHADAPVYVHPLKPRGGLPQSVLASMAAGLADISGVRVHRPWITPGRTLRYGADYAADLEFWTWDEDLTGYVGPQQTDIGDRIPLEAMRPGVLCVRNREYATYEPFTRHLVHDVQFPIDAVFTWVDGGDPKWRKRLESALEESGRSASESVDAAEEYRFTNSDELRYALRSIAMFAPWIRRIHLVTDDQVPAWLNTAHPRIVVVSHRQLFGGRGALPTFNSHAIETQLHHIEGLSEQFLYFNDDFFLGRPLRPGKFFHPDGTAMFFPSPTTIPFGAPSPDEPAYLAAAKRNRALLERTFDRSLTHGFRHAPYALRRSVLAEIDERFPDEVAATAASRLRAHTDIAIPSSLHHHYAYLTGRAVPGTLSYAHVDVGDREQHLLLTQLLTARSHDAFCVTDSAPHTVPRPEQTRMIRAFLRGYFPLAAPWERPDTPDADAR
- the nagA gene encoding N-acetylglucosamine-6-phosphate deacetylase, which encodes MGRSATATTLTNARLVTPEGVRAGWLRWEGTRISELGTGAAPRATGPVVDAGGRWVLPGLVDIHIHGGKGAAFTAADPERIMTVVGFNRAHGVTTLVGGLVSASPEDTLRQVTALAEVAEAGEIAGIYLEGPYISAAKCGAHDPGLLRDPDLAEFDRVLKAGRGHIRMITVAPELPGALDLIRAAAAEGVVAAVGHTDADYDRTRAAIDAGATVATHVYNQMRPLRHRDPGPIAAVLNDDRVTVELINDGVHVHPGAAQLVFDAAGADRVALVTDAMDATGLGDGEYTLGKLRVRVADGQARLVSTGAIASSTIVLPDAVRRAVHRVGVSVEAAARSASAVPARALALPDVGSLTPGNHADLLILDDDLAPAATVHRGSWIRPL